In Leeia aquatica, a single window of DNA contains:
- the surE gene encoding 5'/3'-nucleotidase SurE produces MRFLLSNDDGYFAPGLAHLAQALQTIGEVVVVAPERDRSGASNSLTLDRPLSLRRAASGFQYVNGTPTDCVHLALTGLMADAMPDMVISGINHGANMGDDTLYSGTVAAATEGYLLGVPAIAVSLASRGGAHFETAARVALELVQRWQASPWPERRLLNVNVPDVPYADLKGMTLARLGRRHKAEPVIPAKNPRGETIYWVGPPGAEQENGPGTDFHAVAQGMVSVTPLQIDLTASSQLDEVRGWLQA; encoded by the coding sequence ATGCGTTTTCTACTCAGCAATGATGATGGTTATTTTGCGCCGGGCCTGGCGCATCTGGCCCAGGCTTTGCAAACCATCGGTGAAGTGGTGGTGGTTGCCCCCGAGCGGGACCGCAGCGGCGCCAGCAATTCCTTGACACTGGATCGGCCCCTCTCCTTGCGGCGGGCGGCCTCCGGGTTTCAGTACGTCAACGGTACGCCTACCGACTGCGTCCATCTGGCGCTGACCGGCCTGATGGCAGATGCCATGCCGGACATGGTGATTTCCGGCATCAACCACGGTGCCAACATGGGGGACGACACCCTGTATTCCGGTACGGTCGCGGCGGCGACCGAAGGCTATCTGCTGGGTGTGCCTGCCATCGCGGTGTCGCTGGCCAGCCGCGGTGGGGCGCATTTTGAAACGGCTGCACGGGTTGCGCTGGAACTGGTGCAGCGCTGGCAAGCCTCGCCGTGGCCGGAGCGTCGGCTACTGAACGTGAATGTGCCGGATGTACCCTATGCCGATCTGAAGGGCATGACGTTGGCCCGCCTGGGACGTCGCCACAAGGCCGAGCCGGTGATTCCGGCGAAGAACCCGCGTGGTGAGACCATCTACTGGGTCGGTCCGCCTGGAGCCGAGCAGGAAAACGGGCCTGGCACCGATTTTCATGCCGTGGCGCAGGGCATGGTGTCGGTCACGCCGCTGCAGATTGATTTGACGGCAAGCAGTCAGCTGGACGAGGTGCGCGGGTGGTTACAGGCATGA
- the rpoS gene encoding RNA polymerase sigma factor RpoS has protein sequence MERDDYIVDGETLLDDSAEEREESTEAAEETVGQGVDYNLEAINDVTQIYLNEIGQNSLLKPHEELALARRVVQGDEAARCEMIERNLRLVVNIAKRYINRGMNLLDLIEEGNIGLMHALDKFDPERGFRFSTYATWWVRQSVERAIMNQSRTIRLPVHVIKELNVYLRAQRHLEATAGRDPSFEDIAHLLGKTVAEVQHMLSLNERVASLDAPLDIDPMLSVGESIADDNQEAPEDMLHSTEMQSLVHEWLGKLTERQRVVIEKRYGFCDSEVYTLEELAAELGLTRERVRQIQIESLSALRKMLKRNGISRDVLL, from the coding sequence ATGGAACGTGATGACTATATTGTTGACGGTGAAACGCTGCTGGATGACAGTGCTGAGGAGCGGGAGGAGAGCACTGAAGCAGCCGAGGAGACAGTCGGGCAAGGGGTGGATTACAACCTCGAAGCCATCAACGATGTAACCCAGATTTACCTGAATGAAATCGGGCAGAACAGCCTGCTGAAACCTCACGAAGAACTGGCTTTGGCCCGTCGCGTGGTGCAAGGAGACGAGGCAGCCCGCTGCGAAATGATCGAGCGCAATCTGCGCTTGGTCGTCAATATCGCCAAGCGTTACATCAACCGGGGCATGAACCTGCTCGATCTGATCGAGGAAGGCAATATCGGTTTGATGCATGCCTTGGACAAATTCGATCCCGAGCGCGGGTTCCGTTTCTCGACCTACGCCACCTGGTGGGTGCGTCAGAGTGTCGAGCGTGCCATCATGAACCAGTCTCGTACCATTCGGCTGCCGGTACACGTGATCAAGGAATTGAACGTTTACCTGCGCGCTCAGCGCCATCTGGAAGCCACCGCCGGACGCGACCCCAGCTTTGAAGACATTGCGCACCTGCTGGGCAAGACGGTTGCGGAAGTGCAGCACATGCTGTCGCTGAATGAGCGGGTGGCTTCGCTGGACGCACCGCTGGATATTGACCCGATGCTGAGCGTGGGTGAATCCATTGCGGATGACAATCAGGAAGCGCCTGAAGACATGCTGCACTCCACCGAGATGCAGTCTCTGGTACATGAATGGCTGGGCAAACTCACCGAACGGCAGCGGGTTGTCATCGAAAAGCGCTATGGCTTCTGCGATAGTGAGGTGTATACCCTGGAGGAGCTGGCTGCAGAACTGGGGTTGACCCGTGAGCGTGTGCGGCAAATCCAGATCGAATCCCTCTCTGCTCTGCGCAAGATGCTCAAGCGCAATGGCATCAGCCGTGATGTCCTGCTGTAA
- a CDS encoding DMT family transporter, whose translation MRDMNHYRNLLALHGAVLLFGLAAVAGKYLNLPAVLLVAGRSGFAALALWGWLRMTRAGPGSGWHRDVLGCGLLLAIHWWTFFQSILLGSVATGLLGWASYPLFVAVLEPWCFGEPRRTGDLWRAALVGAGIAVVATERTTQVSLMGLAWGVASGLSFAGLTLANRRLSTRLQPAQLAFWQNAGAAIWMLPWLHIPADMGRGQWLGLVALGVGCTALAHSLFMFCLRQLPARLVSVTAALEVVYGVLLAAWLLHEWPSLQVLAGMALILVATVWATRRR comes from the coding sequence ATGCGTGACATGAATCATTACCGGAACCTGCTGGCCTTGCATGGCGCGGTTCTGTTGTTCGGGCTGGCGGCGGTCGCCGGTAAATACCTGAATCTGCCTGCCGTGCTGCTGGTTGCCGGTCGCAGCGGCTTTGCTGCGCTGGCACTGTGGGGTTGGCTGCGCATGACCCGAGCTGGTCCGGGTTCGGGCTGGCATCGCGATGTGCTGGGCTGTGGGCTGCTGTTAGCCATTCACTGGTGGACGTTCTTCCAGTCCATTTTGCTGGGGAGTGTGGCGACCGGGCTGTTGGGCTGGGCCAGCTACCCCTTGTTTGTCGCTGTGCTGGAACCATGGTGCTTTGGTGAGCCACGCCGGACGGGCGACCTTTGGCGTGCAGCATTGGTTGGTGCGGGCATCGCTGTGGTGGCAACCGAGCGCACGACCCAGGTCTCCTTGATGGGGCTGGCTTGGGGCGTCGCGTCTGGCCTCAGTTTTGCCGGACTGACTTTGGCAAACCGTCGCCTCTCCACCCGCTTGCAACCGGCGCAGCTGGCCTTCTGGCAGAATGCCGGCGCCGCGATATGGATGCTGCCATGGCTGCATATTCCGGCTGACATGGGCCGCGGGCAATGGTTGGGGCTGGTGGCCTTGGGGGTGGGCTGCACCGCGTTGGCGCATAGTCTGTTCATGTTTTGTCTGCGGCAATTGCCCGCCCGTCTGGTGAGTGTGACGGCGGCGCTGGAAGTGGTTTATGGTGTACTGCTGGCCGCATGGCTATTGCATGAGTGGCCGAGTTTGCAGGTGCTTGCAGGCATGGCCCTGATTCTGGTTGCCACGGTATGGGCGACCCGGCGGCGATAG
- the ettA gene encoding energy-dependent translational throttle protein EttA, giving the protein MAQYVFTMNRVGKIVPPKRQIIKDISLSFFPGAKIGLLGLNGSGKSTVLKIMAGVDKDIEGEATPMPGIKIGYLPQEPELDPAKTVREEVESGMGEVFDAQKRLDEVYAAYADPDADFDKLAEEQARLEAIIAAGAGDNAELQLEIAADALRLPPWDAVIGHLSGGEKRRVALCKLLLSKPDMLLLDEPTNHLDAESVDWLEQFLVRFPGTVVAVTHDRYFLDNAAEWILELDRGHGIPWKGNYSSWLEQKENRLKQEESSESARQKALKQELEWVRQNPKGRQAKSKARIARFEELNSVEYQKRNETQEIFIPVADRLGNEVIEFTNVSKAFGDRLLIDDLSFKIPAGAIVGIIGPNGAGKSTLFRMISGQEQPDSGEVKIGPTVKMAFVDQSRGAMDNSKTVFEEISGGRDVLQVGRYETPSRAYIGRFNFKGGDQQKIVGNLSGGERGRLHMAKTLIAGGNVLLLDEPSNDLDVETLRALEDALLEFAGSVMVISHDRWFLDRIATHILACEGDSKWVFFDGNYQEYEADKKRRLGEEGAKPKRIRYKPISR; this is encoded by the coding sequence ATGGCTCAATACGTTTTCACCATGAACCGCGTGGGCAAGATTGTTCCGCCCAAGCGCCAGATTATCAAAGACATCTCCCTGTCGTTTTTCCCTGGGGCCAAAATCGGCCTGCTCGGCCTGAATGGCTCCGGCAAATCCACCGTGCTGAAGATCATGGCCGGGGTGGACAAGGACATCGAAGGCGAAGCCACACCGATGCCGGGCATCAAGATTGGCTATCTGCCGCAAGAGCCGGAGCTGGACCCGGCCAAGACCGTGCGGGAAGAGGTCGAATCTGGCATGGGGGAAGTGTTTGACGCCCAGAAGCGGCTGGACGAAGTCTACGCCGCCTATGCCGACCCGGATGCGGACTTCGACAAGCTGGCCGAAGAGCAGGCACGGCTGGAAGCCATCATTGCCGCCGGTGCGGGCGACAACGCCGAGCTGCAACTGGAAATCGCGGCGGATGCGCTGCGCCTGCCGCCGTGGGATGCGGTGATTGGCCACCTCTCTGGCGGTGAGAAGCGCCGGGTGGCGCTGTGCAAGCTGCTGCTGAGCAAACCGGACATGCTGCTGCTGGATGAACCGACCAACCACCTGGATGCCGAATCGGTGGATTGGCTGGAGCAATTCCTGGTGCGCTTCCCCGGTACCGTGGTAGCGGTGACCCACGACCGCTACTTCCTTGATAACGCCGCCGAGTGGATTCTGGAACTGGACCGTGGCCACGGTATTCCGTGGAAGGGCAACTACTCCAGCTGGCTGGAGCAGAAGGAAAACCGCCTGAAGCAGGAAGAGTCCTCCGAGTCTGCCCGTCAGAAAGCGCTGAAGCAGGAGCTGGAGTGGGTTCGGCAAAATCCGAAGGGGCGCCAGGCCAAATCCAAGGCCCGTATTGCCCGCTTTGAAGAACTGAACTCGGTGGAGTACCAGAAGCGGAACGAAACGCAGGAAATCTTCATTCCGGTGGCGGATCGCCTCGGCAATGAAGTGATCGAATTCACCAACGTGTCCAAAGCGTTTGGTGACCGCTTGCTGATTGACGACCTCAGCTTCAAGATCCCGGCGGGTGCCATTGTCGGCATCATCGGTCCGAACGGTGCCGGTAAATCCACGCTGTTCCGCATGATCTCCGGCCAGGAACAGCCGGATAGCGGTGAGGTGAAGATCGGGCCGACCGTGAAAATGGCCTTTGTTGACCAGAGCCGTGGCGCCATGGACAACAGCAAGACGGTGTTTGAGGAAATCTCCGGTGGCCGTGATGTGCTGCAGGTCGGTCGCTACGAAACCCCGTCCCGCGCCTACATTGGCCGCTTCAACTTCAAAGGTGGTGACCAGCAGAAGATTGTCGGTAACCTGTCCGGTGGCGAGCGTGGCCGTCTGCACATGGCCAAGACCCTGATTGCCGGGGGCAACGTGCTGCTGCTGGATGAGCCATCCAACGATCTGGACGTCGAAACCCTGCGGGCGCTGGAGGATGCACTGCTGGAGTTTGCCGGCAGCGTGATGGTGATCTCCCACGACCGCTGGTTTCTTGACCGCATTGCGACCCACATCCTGGCCTGCGAGGGGGATTCCAAGTGGGTGTTCTTTGACGGCAACTATCAGGAATACGAGGCCGACAAGAAGCGTCGCCTGGGTGAAGAGGGCGCCAAGCCGAAGCGGATCCGCTACAAGCCGATCAGCCGCTGA
- a CDS encoding DUF2138 family protein — translation MTAAVAVTIQAIWRPFGARGVDRVRVVDLDLTHPDALIDSTSLSRLPKDILQVPMLKDVLTEDFVYYYEQNESRLSLSGTVRRIAFEHNLSLGDELLTKVMNEPGELALWRDDSGKLRYWLLRVKRNGMARLLQGAANVALSDSQLRKAGELSLGGDDATLYALEYGHEKTMLFASHGDELVVLSDAGMLLEAADPAAVEQAVASGQPVPEGTLLKDRREIIEGLFSDDSDKQDRFRKLFQLSPVKSGHQMVVDADFLSFGYQQFFPGVNALKFEFDGSGWQSAALLDGERLPEAGWKSSRMWQAAPHGAALCTSLPVNWSSTSPLLKDMAEDGAAAEVLAAQLEGPAGVCWYAKSRIASPLFITRMKSAAIAQQQAAQLGTLFTALIGAQEPARKDRFPVATRKQDGATLWQRPVSARYGSHKVAADQAEEFSSDRYFPVTLAVAGEYVLFSPDERLVTDALDVLAKRYPSAADGAEQPDQLAMIVTPAGLAPLFQHEAFDALPDEQEPVLRAAAQQHLIPRLKALAKYPPLRVSLAGSVPRGLAWVDLQWQAQAR, via the coding sequence GTGACAGCTGCCGTTGCGGTCACCATCCAGGCCATCTGGCGCCCGTTCGGTGCGCGAGGCGTCGACCGGGTCCGGGTTGTTGATCTGGACCTGACGCACCCCGATGCCCTGATTGACAGTACCAGTCTGTCCCGCTTGCCCAAAGACATCCTGCAAGTCCCCATGTTGAAGGATGTGCTGACCGAGGATTTCGTTTACTACTACGAGCAGAATGAAAGCCGCCTGTCGCTGTCCGGTACGGTCCGGCGCATTGCGTTTGAGCACAATCTCAGCCTGGGTGATGAGCTGCTGACCAAAGTCATGAATGAGCCGGGTGAATTGGCCCTGTGGCGTGATGACTCAGGCAAGCTGCGTTACTGGCTGCTGCGGGTGAAACGAAATGGCATGGCGCGCCTGCTGCAAGGGGCGGCTAACGTGGCGCTGTCGGACAGTCAGCTGCGCAAGGCCGGTGAGCTGAGCTTGGGCGGAGACGATGCCACCCTGTACGCGCTGGAGTATGGCCACGAGAAAACCATGCTGTTTGCCAGCCACGGTGATGAACTAGTGGTGTTGTCTGATGCGGGCATGCTGCTGGAAGCCGCCGATCCTGCTGCCGTCGAGCAAGCGGTCGCTTCGGGTCAGCCGGTACCGGAGGGCACCTTGCTCAAGGACCGTCGTGAAATCATCGAGGGCCTGTTCTCTGACGACAGCGACAAGCAGGATCGCTTCCGCAAGCTGTTCCAGCTCTCCCCGGTCAAGAGTGGCCACCAGATGGTGGTGGATGCCGATTTCCTCTCGTTTGGCTATCAGCAGTTTTTCCCCGGTGTCAACGCACTGAAATTTGAGTTTGATGGCAGTGGCTGGCAGAGTGCTGCCCTGCTGGATGGGGAGCGTCTGCCCGAGGCGGGCTGGAAGAGCAGCCGCATGTGGCAGGCGGCACCGCATGGTGCGGCCCTGTGTACCAGCTTGCCCGTCAATTGGAGCAGTACCTCGCCTTTGTTGAAGGACATGGCGGAAGATGGTGCGGCCGCCGAGGTGCTCGCCGCCCAGCTGGAAGGCCCGGCCGGGGTGTGCTGGTATGCCAAATCCCGCATCGCCTCACCCTTGTTCATTACCCGCATGAAGAGTGCGGCCATCGCTCAGCAACAGGCTGCGCAGCTGGGTACACTGTTTACCGCCCTGATTGGGGCGCAGGAGCCTGCCCGCAAGGACCGGTTCCCGGTGGCAACCCGCAAGCAGGATGGGGCAACCCTGTGGCAGCGCCCGGTTAGCGCCCGCTACGGTAGCCACAAGGTCGCGGCGGATCAGGCCGAAGAGTTTTCATCAGACCGTTATTTCCCGGTCACGCTGGCCGTTGCTGGTGAGTATGTGCTGTTTTCACCCGATGAACGTCTGGTAACGGACGCATTGGACGTGCTGGCCAAACGCTACCCCTCGGCGGCGGATGGTGCCGAGCAGCCGGATCAGCTCGCCATGATTGTGACCCCAGCTGGCCTGGCACCGTTGTTCCAGCATGAAGCCTTTGATGCATTGCCGGATGAGCAGGAGCCGGTACTTCGTGCCGCCGCACAGCAACATTTGATTCCCCGGTTGAAAGCCTTGGCCAAATATCCGCCGCTGCGGGTTTCGCTGGCGGGCAGTGTGCCACGCGGTTTGGCCTGGGTGGACTTGCAATGGCAGGCGCAGGCGCGTTGA
- a CDS encoding protein-L-isoaspartate(D-aspartate) O-methyltransferase, with protein MNKTPTGIGMTSPRTRLRMIERLRQQGINDEVVLSVMSELPRHQFVEEALMSRAYDDVSLPIGFGQTISQPYIVARMTSLLRNGGKLGKVLEIGTGCGYQTTVLAKLAREVYSVERIAPLLDRTRTRLREFRFTHVRLKHADGHLGLPEAAPFDAILMTAAASHVPAELLAQLAPGGRLVMPVGVAEQRLCCIDMTDNGPQQTLLEPVKFVPLLAGLG; from the coding sequence ATGAACAAGACCCCCACCGGTATCGGCATGACCTCACCCCGCACTCGGCTGCGGATGATCGAGCGGTTGCGCCAGCAGGGTATCAATGACGAAGTGGTGCTGTCGGTGATGAGTGAACTGCCGCGCCACCAGTTTGTCGAAGAAGCGCTGATGAGCCGTGCATACGATGATGTGTCCTTGCCGATTGGCTTTGGGCAGACCATTTCGCAGCCCTATATCGTGGCGCGCATGACCAGTCTGCTGCGTAATGGGGGCAAGCTGGGCAAGGTGCTGGAGATCGGTACCGGCTGTGGTTACCAGACTACAGTGCTGGCGAAACTGGCGCGGGAGGTGTACTCGGTGGAACGTATTGCGCCGCTGCTGGACCGTACCCGCACCCGATTGCGCGAGTTCCGCTTTACCCACGTCCGGCTCAAACATGCCGATGGGCATCTGGGTTTGCCGGAAGCCGCACCGTTTGACGCCATCCTGATGACGGCTGCGGCCAGTCATGTACCGGCTGAGCTGTTGGCGCAACTGGCGCCGGGAGGGCGGTTGGTCATGCCCGTCGGCGTGGCCGAGCAGCGGCTGTGCTGTATTGACATGACCGACAATGGCCCGCAGCAGACGCTGCTGGAGCCGGTCAAATTTGTACCCTTGCTGGCGGGTCTGGGTTGA
- a CDS encoding DUF1175 domain-containing protein: MAGAGALKRRHLLQALACWAVLGPARALQPVLTPSTGPMLDAEQSKVFRNWMIRIIELQLSRGPSPRWQHRDCAGLVRFAVREALRTHDAKWLRANGMPVGALPPDVRLRPEQQGLGAVWQHVDGSKQAFVTALALVQQNSRYLGKEVSQAAPGDVLFFDQGDDQHLMVWTGRYIAYHTGTVSPTDNGLRAVTLQQLQQWKDTRWQPHGNNPNFIGVFRLAFLSR; this comes from the coding sequence ATGGCAGGCGCAGGCGCGTTGAAGCGGCGACATTTGCTGCAAGCGCTGGCATGCTGGGCTGTACTGGGGCCGGCTCGCGCTTTACAGCCTGTGCTGACGCCCTCAACCGGTCCCATGCTGGATGCCGAGCAGTCGAAGGTATTTCGTAACTGGATGATTCGTATCATCGAGTTGCAACTGAGCAGGGGGCCTAGCCCGCGCTGGCAGCACCGTGACTGTGCCGGACTGGTGCGGTTTGCAGTGCGGGAAGCGTTAAGAACGCACGATGCCAAATGGCTGCGGGCCAATGGCATGCCGGTCGGGGCGTTACCCCCGGATGTCCGGCTGCGGCCCGAGCAGCAGGGGCTGGGGGCCGTGTGGCAGCATGTGGATGGCAGCAAGCAGGCTTTTGTGACGGCATTGGCACTGGTGCAGCAGAACAGCCGTTACCTGGGCAAGGAAGTATCGCAGGCCGCGCCCGGGGATGTGCTGTTCTTTGACCAGGGGGATGATCAGCATTTGATGGTGTGGACCGGGCGATACATCGCTTACCACACCGGGACGGTCAGTCCGACCGACAACGGTCTTCGGGCCGTCACCCTACAACAACTGCAGCAATGGAAGGATACGCGGTGGCAGCCCCACGGCAACAATCCCAATTTTATCGGCGTCTTTCGGTTGGCCTTCTTGTCGCGCTGA
- a CDS encoding acetyl-CoA C-acyltransferase, translating into MKQIQEAYIVAATRTPVGKAPRGMMKHVRPDDMLAHVIKGSLAQVPNLDPKLIEDVIVGCAMPEGEQGMNVARIGLLLAGLPISVGGVTINRFCSSGINAVAMAADRIRLGEADVMIAAGTESMSMVPMMGNKVALNPAMFQDENVAIAYGMGLTAEKVANQWNISRDAQDAFAVASHQKALAAIEAGEFKGEITPLEVVNRTANLASGEVISKTRVLDTDEGPRADTTLEGLGKLKTVFAAKGSVTAGNSSQMSDGAGAVILVSEKILKQFNLTPLARYVTFAVKGVPPEIMGIGPKEAIPAALKLAGLHQDDLSWIELNEAFAAQALAVMGDLGLDASKVNPLGGAIALGHPLGATGAIRTATLVHGMRRRGMAGQYGMVTMCIGTGMGAAGIIQAL; encoded by the coding sequence ATGAAACAGATTCAGGAAGCCTATATCGTTGCCGCGACGCGGACCCCGGTAGGCAAGGCACCACGCGGCATGATGAAGCATGTCCGCCCGGACGACATGTTGGCCCACGTCATCAAGGGCTCGCTGGCCCAGGTGCCCAATCTGGACCCCAAGCTGATTGAAGATGTGATCGTTGGTTGTGCCATGCCGGAAGGTGAGCAGGGCATGAACGTGGCCCGTATTGGCCTGCTGCTGGCGGGCCTGCCGATCAGCGTGGGCGGCGTCACCATCAACCGCTTCTGCTCCTCCGGCATCAATGCGGTGGCGATGGCCGCAGACCGCATCCGCCTGGGCGAGGCCGATGTGATGATCGCCGCCGGTACCGAGAGCATGTCCATGGTGCCGATGATGGGCAACAAGGTGGCCTTGAACCCGGCCATGTTCCAGGACGAGAACGTGGCGATTGCCTACGGCATGGGTCTGACCGCCGAGAAGGTGGCCAACCAGTGGAACATCAGCCGCGATGCACAGGATGCCTTTGCAGTGGCCTCGCATCAGAAAGCATTGGCCGCCATTGAGGCCGGCGAGTTCAAGGGCGAAATCACCCCGCTCGAGGTGGTGAACCGTACTGCCAACCTGGCCAGCGGTGAAGTGATCAGCAAGACCCGCGTGCTGGATACCGATGAAGGCCCGCGTGCCGATACCACGCTGGAAGGCCTCGGCAAGCTGAAGACGGTGTTTGCGGCCAAGGGCAGCGTCACCGCCGGTAACAGCTCGCAGATGTCGGACGGTGCCGGTGCCGTGATTCTGGTGAGCGAAAAGATCCTCAAGCAGTTCAACCTGACCCCGCTGGCACGTTACGTGACCTTCGCAGTCAAGGGTGTGCCGCCGGAAATCATGGGGATTGGCCCGAAAGAGGCCATCCCGGCTGCACTGAAGCTGGCGGGCCTGCATCAGGACGATCTGTCGTGGATCGAACTGAACGAAGCCTTTGCTGCCCAAGCGCTCGCCGTGATGGGGGATCTGGGGCTGGACGCCAGCAAGGTCAACCCGCTGGGTGGGGCCATTGCGCTGGGCCACCCGCTGGGCGCCACCGGTGCCATCCGTACTGCTACGCTGGTGCATGGCATGCGCCGTCGCGGCATGGCCGGGCAGTATGGCATGGTGACCATGTGTATTGGTACCGGCATGGGTGCAGCAGGCATTATCCAGGCCCTGTAA
- a CDS encoding peptidoglycan DD-metalloendopeptidase family protein, giving the protein MTKNGRWYLALALASMVLAGCSSRSAPAPVESRGSTGTANRPADTGGSRAPVVNAGDSKSQSRPLNSGDPRPQTHQVSKGDTLYSIALEYGFDYRELASWNQLGDVNVIRIGQVLRLTPPGGEGGMVTRPLDSALSIEVIEGPKAVRLPYSEQALAQMKAADSKPLPTKPNVPAKPADTKPADTKPTDPKPADGKPADSKPDDKPAKTNPPGEDDENLAWQWPAQGKVLRGFNEASQAKGIDVGGSKGTAVMAAEGGKVVYAGSNLRGYGKFVIIKHNKLFLSVYAHNDKLLVKEGQQVNKGQKIAEMGDSEADQVKLHFEIRRYGKPVDPQKLLPAN; this is encoded by the coding sequence TTGACAAAAAATGGGCGATGGTATCTGGCGCTGGCCTTGGCCAGCATGGTGCTGGCAGGGTGCAGCAGCCGCTCGGCACCGGCTCCGGTGGAATCCCGTGGCAGTACCGGCACAGCAAATCGCCCGGCGGATACAGGCGGAAGCCGTGCTCCTGTGGTCAATGCGGGTGACAGCAAGTCGCAAAGCCGCCCGCTGAACAGCGGTGATCCGCGTCCGCAAACCCACCAGGTCAGCAAGGGCGACACCTTATACAGCATTGCGCTGGAGTATGGGTTTGATTACCGCGAGCTGGCCAGCTGGAACCAGCTGGGTGATGTCAACGTGATCCGTATCGGCCAAGTGTTGCGATTGACGCCACCCGGTGGCGAGGGCGGAATGGTCACTCGCCCGCTGGACAGCGCGCTCAGCATCGAGGTGATTGAAGGCCCCAAAGCCGTGCGCTTGCCCTATTCCGAGCAGGCACTGGCGCAAATGAAAGCGGCGGACAGCAAGCCATTGCCCACCAAGCCAAACGTGCCGGCAAAACCGGCAGACACCAAGCCGGCGGATACCAAGCCCACCGATCCCAAACCTGCAGACGGAAAGCCTGCAGATAGCAAACCGGATGACAAACCTGCCAAGACGAACCCGCCGGGTGAGGACGATGAAAACCTGGCTTGGCAGTGGCCGGCACAAGGCAAGGTACTGCGCGGCTTCAACGAGGCCAGCCAGGCCAAGGGGATTGATGTTGGGGGCAGTAAAGGTACAGCGGTGATGGCTGCTGAGGGTGGCAAGGTGGTGTACGCCGGCAGCAACCTGCGCGGTTACGGCAAGTTTGTCATCATCAAGCACAACAAGCTCTTCCTCAGCGTTTATGCCCATAATGACAAACTGCTGGTGAAAGAAGGCCAGCAAGTCAATAAAGGGCAGAAGATTGCCGAGATGGGGGACAGCGAAGCGGATCAGGTGAAACTGCATTTTGAAATACGCCGCTATGGCAAACCAGTGGACCCGCAAAAACTTTTGCCTGCAAATTAA
- a CDS encoding lytic transglycosylase domain-containing protein: MPRLLLLIATCLLLVGRVALADTAEVETVQTQTWLAEAAKLEQRDPWQAAVRYCGGARQGSTESQYRLAMLYAFGQGVPEDRDAAASLLALAAQQGHQQAVNMLETIHYSSDKLPECVLADVQPAHAPVTNSASLNDVIASLPKQRRWIVDMVQQVARWNDVDPRFALSIVTVESRFQPHARSGANAMGLMQLIPATAERFNVKDAFDASQNVKGGVRYLRWLLDRYHGDVAMAAAAYNAGEGAVDRYKGIPPYKETQQYVKRVLQYYPYRTHARDAARHTTQM; the protein is encoded by the coding sequence GTGCCACGACTTCTGCTCCTGATTGCAACATGCCTGCTGCTGGTGGGCAGGGTTGCGCTCGCGGATACGGCAGAGGTGGAAACCGTGCAGACGCAAACCTGGCTGGCCGAAGCGGCCAAGCTGGAGCAGCGCGACCCCTGGCAGGCTGCAGTGCGTTACTGTGGCGGGGCACGCCAAGGCTCTACCGAATCACAGTACCGGCTGGCCATGCTGTATGCCTTTGGTCAGGGCGTGCCTGAAGACCGTGATGCCGCGGCCTCGCTGCTGGCCTTGGCAGCGCAGCAGGGTCACCAGCAAGCGGTCAACATGCTGGAAACCATTCATTACAGCTCAGACAAGCTGCCCGAGTGCGTGCTGGCCGATGTACAGCCTGCCCATGCCCCGGTGACCAACAGCGCCTCCCTGAACGATGTGATCGCCAGCTTGCCGAAACAGCGGCGCTGGATTGTCGACATGGTGCAGCAGGTGGCGCGCTGGAATGATGTGGATCCCCGGTTTGCGCTGAGTATCGTGACGGTAGAGTCCCGCTTTCAGCCGCACGCCCGCTCGGGTGCCAATGCCATGGGCCTGATGCAGTTGATCCCGGCCACCGCCGAGCGTTTTAACGTCAAGGATGCCTTTGACGCCAGCCAGAACGTCAAGGGCGGGGTGCGTTACCTGCGCTGGTTGCTGGACCGCTATCACGGTGATGTGGCGATGGCTGCCGCTGCCTACAATGCAGGCGAGGGCGCGGTAGATCGCTACAAGGGCATTCCGCCCTATAAGGAAACCCAGCAATATGTGAAGCGGGTGCTGCAGTACTATCCCTACCGCACCCATGCGCGGGATGCCGCCCGCCACACCACCCAGATGTAA